Genomic DNA from Coriobacteriia bacterium:
TGCGCGACCCCCGCTCGATGATGTAGTCCTGAAGGCGGCGCGGCAGCTTGCGCAAGACACCGATGCCCTGAACGCGCATCGCCACCGTGCTCGGCACCACCGTACTCTCAGTGGCCTTGATGTAGTGGCGCAAGTCCTCGGGTCGCATGGCGTGACGTCTCCTCTGGATGCTGGTCATTCTGCACGACGAACACCGCATGCAGCACTAGGGGGATTCTATCCCCTCGCCTGGCGCGATGCCCTCGCTAGCTGTCCAGCAGGCGTGCGATGGACCACACATCGATGGGCGTGCCGTCGCGGATGATCGCGCGCTTGAGCAGACCCTCTCGCTCGAAGCCATGTCGCTCATAGAGCGCGAGCGCGCGCGGGTTCGTCGCCCAGACGTAGCCTTGGATGCGCGAGACGCCCGCGGTAGCAGCCCAGTCCACGAGGGCGTCGAGTAGCGCGCCTCCGACCCCGCGGGCGCGCCAGTCGCGATCCACCGATAGCCCGAACGTGCCTACGTGAGACTCATCGGGCAAGCTCCCGCCGATAAGGTCCACCAGCCCGACGACGGTGCCCTCGACCTCAGCGAGCAGCAGTGTGCTGCGCGCGGATGCAAGGTGGGCCGAGATGAAGGCGCGCTCCTCGTCCAGAGTGGGAATAGGGCGACGGAAGATGCCCGGCAAGTCCTCCGTGAAGAGCCGTTCGGCGTATCGCCTCAGCGGCTCCGCGTCATCGTGAGTGGCCGTGCGGATGGTCAGCTGCAACGCGCTATCCCTTCCGATTCCGGGGCTCAGGCCTCGAATGCCCGAGTCCACGTCGTACATGAGGGCGTCGATGCGCCCGCGGCCACGCGAGCGAGCGGGCATGTGAAGCAAGACCTCCCGTGCCTGCGGAGGAGCGGATTCGACGGCACGGCGTACCTCGGAATCGGCCGCCCCGGGCGCGCCGATGTGCGCAAGCTCGTGTGCGAGCGCGGCGTACGCCGCTGCACCGACGATGTGCTTGGTCTGATGAACGTCGGCCAAGGGGTGCGTATAGGCGCTCGCCGCGGCCAGCCCTGCAGCCCGGGCCGCCGCAGCCGGCGCCGGATCGTCGATCTCGCGAGCGGCTGCATGCGCTGCCATCGCCAGCGTGCGCAGGTGTGCCGAGCGCCTTCCCCCGGCCGCGAATTCGCGGATACCCGCGATGGCTGCTCTCGGTCGCCCGTCCGAATCATCATGCGTCTCGAAGATCGGGAGCGCCCGCTCGGCGCAGTCCGCAGCCCATGCCCCGATGGCCCGCAGCGACTCCATGCTGAGCTCGAAGTACCGAGTCTCCTGATCGTTCATCACGCGGCGCGAACCTCCCCAGAGCATCTAGCCACAAGCCTAACCCCAGCCGACAACCACGAGAACGAGCAGCCCCACGTTGGCAAGAACCGTTGCCCAGAAGACCCGCTGGAAGGGCTGCTTCTGCGTCTTGTGACGAAACAGCTGCTGCGCCGCCATGGCTCCCGGCCAACCACCCGCCAGCGCGAGAAGATGAAGCGCGGTCTCAGAGGTCCGCCAACGGCCGCGTTGAGCTGCGGACTTGTCGGCGGCGTACGCCAAGAACAGCACGAGGCTCATCATTGAGTAGAGAGCCGCAATCCACAGCGGCAGCACGCCGGCGAGCGAGAGCATGCATACGACACCCAAGAACGCTGCGCCCAACAGGGTGAATCGGGTACGTCGCTCCGCGAACATACTAGGGCTGACCCCATCCGGGCAAGTGGCTCGCCTGTTCAACCCAATCCGCGAACTGCTTCTCATCGAAGGGAGCATCCTCGTAGATGTCGAGGTAACGCACGTTCTCATCCTTGGACACGCCAGGCGGCACGGGGTCGAGGGAAGCGCCATCGAAGAACGCGACCTTCACGTACTTGTTGAAGCAGTGGAAATTGAGGAGCCATCCATGCTCCGGCGCTCCGTAGAACGGCGAATTCCAGCGGACGGCTTTGCGCACGTCCGGGATGGTGCGCACGATGATAGCGTCAAGGCGCAGACCAAGTTCGTGCTTCCAGCCGGGCATTGCGGCGATGTACGCCTGGACCGGTCCGTCGCCATCGCCCTTGGGAATCTGAGGATTCCCTCCCGAGAGCAGCACCGGCTCTTTGGGCTGTCCTGGCGTTTCAGCTGATTGGTCCTTCATCGCGCACCTTCCCTACTCGACAGTTGCATTACGCATCACCGAACCTCCGCCGCGCGCGCTCATGGGCTTTCGCTCGTTCGACCTCTCGGTCTCGGGACGGCGCGCTGGTCGTCAGCGAGTCGAGGAGCCTTGCCGTCGCGCCGGCGACGTCATCCACGGCCTGCTCGAAGGCGGCCACATTCGCCTGCGATGGCTTCGCAGAGCCGCTGACCTTCCGAACGTACTGTAGAGCGGCTGCTCTGATCTCCTCGTCGGTTGCGTGAGGCTCGAAGTTGAAGAGGACTCGGATGCTTCTGCACATCTAAACCGCCTGCTCTCACTACTTCTTGCGCTTGAGCGTCTGCATCCATGGTACGAGCACACGAAACTCGATGCGAAACACCGGCTCTTCGCCGAAAGCGTCATCCACCACAGCGCCCTCCGGCAGCGGGAACAGATCGAATCCCGGCTCGACCTCTGTGGACCCTTCCTCATCGCTGACGAGCACGCCCGCAACGTTGAACCACCCGCCGTACACGACGTTTCCTCGGCCAATGGAACCGGCTACGAAGACCTCGCTCTCGCGCGCGAGGTCGACCCCCATGTCCGTGAGCAGCTTGGCGACCGCAACGGGATAGACGTACCCGGAATCTCGGGCCGCGATGAAGTTCGCGCATTCATCGCAGCCGCACTCGACCGATGCGCCTGGATGGCCTTTCGCGTACGCATTTCGGGTTGCGTCGACGTCGACGTCGGCAACCCAGCCTCGGTAGTTGAAACGCATGCTCGCGATCCTTTCGTTGTCCGAGCGAGTCCCGATCTGCGCCGCTGCTGCAAGAGCTCCGGGGTCATCTACCCATCGGGATCAGGCCGCTGAGCGCTCCGTACACCAGGAGTACTCCCAGCACGGCGAGGACCCCTGCGGTGATCGCAGAACCATTCTGGCCTAGCCAGATCCTGGCCGCAGCAAGGCCATCAGCCGAGCGATCCGGTGCGACCACTGCGACGGCGACCGGCAGGGTGACGCTCAGGCTGGCTGTTGCGAGGAACACGACCAGCACGAGCCACTCAAGAGCGATGCTGGTGGACCCACCGAGGATCGCCAGCACCCCCGCGATGACGAACGCCAGCGTCTTGGGGTTAAGTGATGCGTACGCAGCCGCAGCCAGAAAGGCGCGAGGAGCCGATAGCTCGCTCAGCGAGCGCATCCATCTCGGCATCTCTTCGTCCGCGGCGGACGACTTCTTGCGCCGCTTGGCTGCCGCCAAGAGGATCAGCAGGGTGCCGACCGCCAGCTTCAGCATCAGCCTGAGGCGGGACGGCTCGCTCGAGAGAGCACTCACATCACCCATGAGCATTGCGGCTGACCCGATGATCAGCAGCCCTGCCAGCCAGCCGCCTGCGAACGCCAACGCCGTGCGTCGCGATGATGACGCCAGGATGGTCGCCGAGATGATCGCTGGCGGATTGAACGCCACGCCGGCGGCGGCTATCAGCAGTTCGACCATGAGCGATCCGGACAGTGCGGTCACCCGCCAATCATCGAGTTTGCGAGCTTGTGCTCGGGAGGGGCTTGACTGCGGTGAGCGAGAACATCAGTGGGATGTCTCCGACGCCCGGCGGCACTCTCCACAGGCCGTCCTCGTCCTGGAC
This window encodes:
- a CDS encoding GNAT family N-acetyltransferase is translated as MMNDQETRYFELSMESLRAIGAWAADCAERALPIFETHDDSDGRPRAAIAGIREFAAGGRRSAHLRTLAMAAHAAAREIDDPAPAAAARAAGLAAASAYTHPLADVHQTKHIVGAAAYAALAHELAHIGAPGAADSEVRRAVESAPPQAREVLLHMPARSRGRGRIDALMYDVDSGIRGLSPGIGRDSALQLTIRTATHDDAEPLRRYAERLFTEDLPGIFRRPIPTLDEERAFISAHLASARSTLLLAEVEGTVVGLVDLIGGSLPDESHVGTFGLSVDRDWRARGVGGALLDALVDWAATAGVSRIQGYVWATNPRALALYERHGFEREGLLKRAIIRDGTPIDVWSIARLLDS
- a CDS encoding DUF1294 domain-containing protein, with the protein product MRTCVTSTSTRMLPSMRSSSRIGLNRRATCPDGVSPSMFAERRTRFTLLGAAFLGVVCMLSLAGVLPLWIAALYSMMSLVLFLAYAADKSAAQRGRWRTSETALHLLALAGGWPGAMAAQQLFRHKTQKQPFQRVFWATVLANVGLLVLVVVGWG
- a CDS encoding DUF1801 domain-containing protein; this translates as MKDQSAETPGQPKEPVLLSGGNPQIPKGDGDGPVQAYIAAMPGWKHELGLRLDAIIVRTIPDVRKAVRWNSPFYGAPEHGWLLNFHCFNKYVKVAFFDGASLDPVPPGVSKDENVRYLDIYEDAPFDEKQFADWVEQASHLPGWGQP
- a CDS encoding DUF2277 domain-containing protein — translated: MCRSIRVLFNFEPHATDEEIRAAALQYVRKVSGSAKPSQANVAAFEQAVDDVAGATARLLDSLTTSAPSRDREVERAKAHERARRRFGDA